In Pristiophorus japonicus isolate sPriJap1 chromosome 2, sPriJap1.hap1, whole genome shotgun sequence, one genomic interval encodes:
- the LOC139249234 gene encoding transcription factor Jun-like isoform X2 yields the protein MAAPFYHDETVSVSVRRYPETAPMEKKSAADRRQQQQQQQQPPPVVGSPERSALLTLSSSTTSLADLDRLAVAQADGPGVGRELEGLVHPFVKALQDLHKQNQHLVLPGTPCSAHTSTSIYHGNLHLAQTKGDVPVYTNLSNYNPSLSNTGSENYSTGHVPYAGPAPAQHHFSALAQLVCPKYQEEPQTVPEVGPLSESPPLSPIEQGGQQVRAEKKRQRNRIAASNCRRRKLERIARLEDKVKTLKSENIELTSTASVLREQVVHLKHKVMNHVNNGCQVVLASSSLLKPEENGSF from the exons ATGGCAGCACCTTTCTACCACGATGAGACGGTGAGCGTGAGCGTCCGCAGGTACCCCGAGACGGCGCCGATGGAGAAGAAGAGCGCGGCCGATCgtcggcagcagcagcagcagcagcagcagccgccgCCGGTGGTGGGCAGCCCGGAGCGAAGCGCACTGCTCACGCTGtcctcctccaccacctctctcGCCGATCTCGACAGGCTGGCGGTCGCCCAGGCCGACGGGCCCGGCGTCGGACGGGAGCTGGAGGGCTTGGTGCATCCGTTTGTGAAAG CATTGCAGGATTTGCACAAGCAGAATCAGCACCTAGTGTTACCGGGAACCCCATGCTCGGCCCATACCTCCACTTCAATCTATCATGGCAATCTGCATCTGGCCCAGACAAAGGGAGATGTCCCTGTGTATACTAACCTCAGCAACTACAATCCAAGTCTGTCCAACACAGGCTCTGAAAATTATTCCACTGGCCATGTTCCCTACGCAGGCCCAGCACCTGCACAGCACCATTTCTCAGCCTTGGCTCAGCTTGTGTGTCCAAAATATCAAGAGGAGCCTCAGACAGTGCCTGAAGTAGGTCCACTGAGTGAATCTCCACCACTTTCCCCAATAGAACAAGGAGGGCAGCAGGTCAGAGCTGAAAAGAAGAGACAGAGAAATCgcattgcagcatccaattgtcGAAGGAGGAAGTTGGAGCGGATTGCTCGACTGGAAGACAAAGTAAAGACCCTAAAATCAGAAAACATTGAATTGACCTCAACGGCCAGTGTCCTGCGTGAGCAAGTGGTGCACCTCAAACACAAAGTGATGAATCATGTCAATAATGGATGTCAAGTGGTGCTTGCTTCATCTAGCCTCCTAAAACCAGAGGAAAATGGCAGCTTTTAA
- the LOC139249234 gene encoding transcription factor Jun-like isoform X1 produces MAAPFYHDETVSVSVRRYPETAPMEKKSAADRRQQQQQQQQPPPVVGSPERSALLTLSSSTTSLADLDRLAVAQADGPGVGRELEGLVHPFVKGRGFLLGSRDQIENSHPYSLQDLHKQNQHLVLPGTPCSAHTSTSIYHGNLHLAQTKGDVPVYTNLSNYNPSLSNTGSENYSTGHVPYAGPAPAQHHFSALAQLVCPKYQEEPQTVPEVGPLSESPPLSPIEQGGQQVRAEKKRQRNRIAASNCRRRKLERIARLEDKVKTLKSENIELTSTASVLREQVVHLKHKVMNHVNNGCQVVLASSSLLKPEENGSF; encoded by the exons ATGGCAGCACCTTTCTACCACGATGAGACGGTGAGCGTGAGCGTCCGCAGGTACCCCGAGACGGCGCCGATGGAGAAGAAGAGCGCGGCCGATCgtcggcagcagcagcagcagcagcagcagccgccgCCGGTGGTGGGCAGCCCGGAGCGAAGCGCACTGCTCACGCTGtcctcctccaccacctctctcGCCGATCTCGACAGGCTGGCGGTCGCCCAGGCCGACGGGCCCGGCGTCGGACGGGAGCTGGAGGGCTTGGTGCATCCGTTTGTGAAAG GTAGAGGATTCCTGCTCGGAAGCAGGGACCAGATTGAAAACTCGCACCCCTACT CATTGCAGGATTTGCACAAGCAGAATCAGCACCTAGTGTTACCGGGAACCCCATGCTCGGCCCATACCTCCACTTCAATCTATCATGGCAATCTGCATCTGGCCCAGACAAAGGGAGATGTCCCTGTGTATACTAACCTCAGCAACTACAATCCAAGTCTGTCCAACACAGGCTCTGAAAATTATTCCACTGGCCATGTTCCCTACGCAGGCCCAGCACCTGCACAGCACCATTTCTCAGCCTTGGCTCAGCTTGTGTGTCCAAAATATCAAGAGGAGCCTCAGACAGTGCCTGAAGTAGGTCCACTGAGTGAATCTCCACCACTTTCCCCAATAGAACAAGGAGGGCAGCAGGTCAGAGCTGAAAAGAAGAGACAGAGAAATCgcattgcagcatccaattgtcGAAGGAGGAAGTTGGAGCGGATTGCTCGACTGGAAGACAAAGTAAAGACCCTAAAATCAGAAAACATTGAATTGACCTCAACGGCCAGTGTCCTGCGTGAGCAAGTGGTGCACCTCAAACACAAAGTGATGAATCATGTCAATAATGGATGTCAAGTGGTGCTTGCTTCATCTAGCCTCCTAAAACCAGAGGAAAATGGCAGCTTTTAA